The Mus caroli unplaced genomic scaffold, CAROLI_EIJ_v1.1 scaffold_6561_1, whole genome shotgun sequence genome segment CCACTCCAATGAGCCTTTATCAAAGGACAGCATGTAATTTTCCTAAAGTTTTTATGGAGATGTGCATACCTCAGTTCTCTGTTTACAAAACTTGGATGAGTGATAGCAAGCTCTTTTGAAGTGAAATGATAGTTTGTAAAAATAGTCTTAAAAGATAAGATTTAGTACAATAGTAATGATAAAATACTGTTACTCTTAATTATGTCAATAAATAGTAATCATAGGTCACCTtactttattacatttgtttatcatatgtatatgtgccacagtgcatacatggaggtcagaggacagtttgtagaagtaagttttctccttctaccttgtgggtcctAAGTATCAACCTTAAGTCGTCAGGTTTATGGACAAGCACATTTGCCAGATGAACCATTGCACCTGCCTTGGTCAACTTTATTTCTAATCAAACTAATATATTCCTAATGCCAACTAGTTCTATAGCCTTTGTTTATAGGACTTATTAAAGTGTAGTGGGATTaaattttctgtgtgtgcatgtgagtgagttTTGTCTacagtgttcatgtgtgtggtgtatgctcatgtgtgtgtacccatgggCAGGTTCTGCTGTACCATTCTCCACCACGTTCCTTTGAGACTGAGTCACCACTGACACTGGAACTAGATTGAATACTAAGTCTCAGTGGTCCTCTGCCCCAACCTGCAGGACTTAAACAGCAGAGGATTTGAGGGAAGGGGGCGAcaaggacaaatttggggtcaaGAGACTCGAAGGAAGAAGACATGACAAACAATTCTGTTCCAGTCTCATTtactcttgggaaatggagggcTTAGAAAGCTGAAACCCCAGACAGCATTTGCTTAGGTGCACAGGCGAAACCGGTGTTATCACTTGGTAATACACTGATGTCCAAGAAACGTCCCCATTGTAAAATGTCTGGAAATCCCCCTATAGTAAAATCTTCCCATTGCCCCTACTATAAAGTGACCCAAGGGAGTTATAGGAACAGAAGCAAGATagtagaagaaacaaaggagTGTTAGTTAATAGATGATGGCCCAGGTACAAGATGGAGATTGAGATGCCAGGGGCTTTGGGCTCCAACACTCCTCCTATCTCAGATCCATACAACACTGAAATCACAGGCAGGAATGACCACACACAGCATTTTATGCATTTACCATTGGGGAGAAAATACTTTCTTATCCACCAGTCAATCTCTATAGCTCATCTCTTCTCATCCCTTGTCCACCTCTACATCTTTCTTTAGCTTCCCTATAGAGGAGAAGAAACCTCTTCTTTTGAACTCTTATATAAGAAGttagttttttattattaataaacaaGTATAATACGAATTACAAAGAACACTATTATTTCTTCCAAAATGTTATTGCTGTTaccaaaaagaagagaggagggctggaaagatggttaatagggcttgctgctctttcaaggATGTGTGTTCTATTCCCAGAAGGCGTTAGcaggctcaccaccatctgtaacttcgCTCCAGGTGATCTGACTTTCTAATTTACTCTTCCAAGGATACCAAGAACACAGTtgtactcacacatatgtagGCAAAGATccatacatgttttaaaaaggaacaatgaataaaataaaatactaaagagacagtatccaaattaatgaaatcagaaatgaaaggggagataTACAACACAAGCTAAgtaaattcaaaaaatcatcagattctacttcAAAAGGCCTATATTcatcaaaactagaaaatctggatgaaatggacaatttttgagacagataccaaatatcaaagttaaatcaggaacagataaaccatctaaacagtctcataacccctaaagaaatagaagcagtcactaaaggtctcccaaccaaaaccaaggccaggaccagatgggtttaatgcagagttcaaTCAGACCATTAAAGAAGGCCTCATGCCAATAGTCTTCAAaacattccacaaaatacaaacagaagaaacactacccaatatattctatgaagccacagttacactgcatATTCTCCCTTCGGGATGGAACAATTTCCATTTAATAAGGAACCTGTCACAATTTGCTtccatagaggacttcataagagattttctttctacttctatcatgtttaacattccaaaaaatttttaaaaatgggttgaATCCTTATTTCTTTTAGCTTCAGGATTTATCAGGTATATGTAAGAGGCAtgtaactattttaaattattttgatgacttaaaatgtcaatattgagttgtatattttaaaataaattttagttagtttaaccaaacaaaacaaacaaacaaaaagatggtcaatggtggttcacgcctttaatcctagcacctgggaagcagaagcaggcagatttctgagtgtcAGGCCAgtctcatctacagagtgagttctgggacatccagggatatacagaaaatTCCTgacctgaaaaaacaaaataaaacaaaacaaaacaaaaacaaaaaattaagccccgaccccgacccccacccccaccccccaaaatagaaagaactgaaggaacacCCTTCACAGGTTTGTAGAGGAGAGAATGAATTGAGTCAGTGTTGATAATCTTAAAACCCACTTTTCCTCCAAAGGTGCTCGTTTTCCAGTATTGAAGAGAACAGATGGAATTACCCATAAGGCCTCTCAAGGGGAATTGTAATCCAGGTTCTACCATGGTCTCCCTAAAGATAGCATGTTGGTGAGGCTTTTCCACCACCAGGTTGGGATACAGTTCCATGACATCAAAGCCACTGGAGAGGGCTTTCAACTCTGCagccatttccttctctcctggAAGGTACCAAAGATAGAGATAAAGGATCATCAAACTGGGAATGGGTGACAATTGTCCTGGCTGTTGAGCATAGGCTTTCTCCTGCTCACTAGCTGACCCCAATTCCCATCCCTCTTTCTCAATAAACTTGGtccttttctatttccaggagaagaagaaacaaaggaggagaaagacTAGGGAGATAGTTTATAACTTCACTAAATTCCCTCTCACCTCTTTTCCCATTTAATTCTTGATCCCTTTAGAATCTTCAGAAACCATTTCTCACCTGGAAGTTCTTCAAATGCTGTGTAAGGCGTCAGGGAAAAATGTTTGCAGTACTCAGTGAGAGACTGGTATTTCACCTCTATGGTCTGGTCAATGGAGGACTTTGCCACTGCTTTTAGGGTAATTAGAAGATTTCTTCCCCCAGGAACCTAAGACAAGTGAATAATAAAATGAGATTCTTAGGCATATTTCTGGGGTCCTATGTCTTGATCTCATCCCTTCTAGTCTGTAAAGAAAGGACCTTctatgattataaaaataaagctgaCAGACAAGTATGAATATTTACTTGTGAAATCTATAAGATAAATGAAAGCTTTTGAACATATTGGTTTTAAGATAGACAGGTGTCATTATTTACTGGATAATTTTAGATGAACACTATAGTCTTTCAAATATCTTCCATGTGTCATGTTTCAAGAACCAGTAGAACACCAGACTGTTTATTACTAAAGAAAAAACTGCCTCTATATCAAAAATCTAAAGCTACTGACCCGCTGGTTCTTGCGTTTCAGGAACAATGCTTACCTGGCCAGCATTCTGTCTGGTGAATGACTCAACAAACTGAGGGAGTCCCTGTTTGAGGAGGATGGAGTTGTACAAAAACTATTTGTACTATTGTTATTCTCCAGATCTTCAATGTTGAAGTTGTGGGGCAGCAAGGGGTGCCAGTGATAGAGTGTGTTGAATTCAGAGGCAATGCAGTTGTGATAATGCAACTGTAGGTTGAAAAGGAGCTCTGGGTCAAACAAGAGTTTGAAGTGGTAACTGGTCAGGTGTTGCAAGTAGTCTTTGATCACTATCTTACTAGTCTCTCCTGTTGCATAACACAGAGAGTGTAGTTTCCTTACAACAAATGGTAGGTATGCTACCAGATCACCTTCATTCTCCCTATTCACAAGGAGGAGTCAAAACATAGCAAATTCAAgaaatgagtttttctttttgaggggaGTTTGGGGGAGGTGGTCttgctctttatttctctcttgctCACCTATGAGTATGAGTCTGCTGGTTTGGAATAGTCGCTCATCCTCCCACTCAAGATGCTCCTGTTTGAGTATGTCACACACTCTCTTGTGCTCCCAAAACCAGATGGTAGCATACATCAGCAGACCAGGCACCAGACCAAAGACTTCTGGGCCCACAGCAAACTGAGTATCGACCtgagtgtctctgactctgaGAGGATACACCTCTCCACCGATGATCTAAATCACAGAAGAAttcagaagaagacatcaaatTTCCTAGAACTGActtgagttatagatggttgtgaactatccTGTGGTTTTTAGGAATTTaaactggtcctctgcaaaagcaacaagtgttcttaaacacCAATCTAGCAAGCTCAACAAAGGACTTTTTCATAgccacaaaaatattaaataatttatctaCCAGAGCTACAAGCCTGTGTCTTTATGTTGAATGATATTATTATCCTATATTAAATATGCCACATGCTTCATTATAACCATGatagttattttatattgttcaaaCGGCACAGTCaggggatttgtgtgtgtgtgtgttgggtgggggggggttgtgggtGAAGGCTGAGTCTCTACCTCAATACCAGAGttagtgcctggcaagtacaaaGTTCTAATGTTTCCTTCCCAATGCCACTGTGGactaactatttatttatttatttatttatttatttatttatttatttacagaagaCATAGTCTTCTCATAGACCAAACTCTTAAATGAAATATGTAaggaaaattacattaaaatatttctccatttctgttcacTTTTACTAAATCAGCAAATGAAAATGGAACACCCATCATGGTTTTAGTAGAGATGACATTTGAATACAAAAGGGGGGGGCGGATACAATATGCTTAGGATGGGAAGATGTCAGCATTCCCTAAGGATTTGCTATAAATCTGAGTTAAGCCTACTTACTCCATGGCCCAGTCCTCAGGTGATCCCTGGTCCTGGCTTCttatctgtcttgaaaaactgatgGGTGAAGTGCTGGGCAAAGAATGCAAACATCATATTTGAGCCTTGAGGGTCAGGGATGAACTCTCTCCATAGAAGAACCTTTTCCAGCACTTCTTTTGAATCAGGAAGCTCCTTATTTCCTGGAACATGAAAACTCTGAAGTAAGTATCTATCCATTCACCTATTTGTTCAAGCAAACAGATGACTGTATAATACATGAGAGCATCCATCACTTAGAAGCACTGTCTCAAAGAGGATCACAACATCAACACTGTTGTGTTTTGAGGTAAAGTGTCATGCTTGTACCCCAGGCTGGACTGAAACTTACTCTCTATGTGAGAATGGTCTTGAGTTATTGGTCAACTTTTGCCTTAGAGATTACAGGCAATACTATATCTTGCGAAACCTATCAATCCAAGTGTTAAGATATGGGGATGGCGCActtcttgaaatttttatcagtTTTAACTAATACCAATTCTATTTAGCATAACAGACTAAGGTTAAGACATTATATCAAATTCAGATTTACTTTGACATAATAGAACTGCACTTTAATAAGCCTCTCTCTGTGGATAACGAGACTAAAGACAAAACTACTTGCAGTTTTTACATAAAGGATAATGTAAGTTCAACTTTTCTAGATACACACCCAAGCCTCACTGCAATTACAAGGCCAAGGACAACAGAGACCATCACCCTGCCTTTCAGAATGGCACTTGCCTATCTCTAGGGACCAACTGACCCATGTTCAACTGCTGTTTACATGGATCCCCTCTCCACCTCAACCTTCAAAGTTCTCTCCTGAATACCTGCTACCAACACCAAGATCTGCACCTGAGGTGGCTCCACAAGGGCCTGAGCCCTAAGCTTCAAGGCTTAACACAGAGGCCCTCCTACTTGTCCACAGGGTCAGAGGTGTACCAATCTGCTGTATCATTCTCCATGTTCCTTTGAGACTAAGTAACCACTGTCACTAGAACTAGATTGAAGACTAATAATTctcagtaatcctcctgtctcagatccTCACAACACTGAAATCGCAGGCAGGAATGACCACAGCCAGCACTGTCTATGGGTACTCACTCTCTCACCATTGTGGAGAAAATACTCCTTCTTACCCATGGATCTATCTCTGAAGCTCATCTCTACTCCTCTCTTGTCCAGGAGTCcacctctccatccttccctAGCTTCTCTATAGATGAGAATAAATCTCTGCTTTTGAACTTATATATAAGAAGTTAGTTTTTATTAGTAATAAACCAGTATCTTATAGATTACAAGGTAgacttcctttttattctttcattttattgagtGTATGGTGGAAGAGTGAAAATGTGtcaaaagggaggaagggagggagagagggagagagggaggtgctGGGATGATCCATGCCAGCAAGTAAGACTCCACAACAGgaacgtttattgggagagcatgaactgtgtaggtgaaagaccaggagacccagaaatggcgctgcttatataggcctataTAGGAGTGACGTGTCcctacctgattggttatgctaccagtacCTCATTAATGTGCCTCTGGCCAGGCAGTGACTAGGCAAAAAACTCTATGatacatgcgcacattggttgtttacccatattcatgggcgtGGCTTActgaaaccagcgccatcttgtaatggcgtttgtggcttcccacagggaGGCCCATGTGCTGGGATGATTCATGCCTtgggaaggaaggcagccagGCAGCCCAAAGGGGTCAGTGTGTAGTCAGTCTCCCTGCTTTATGGAAAAGACTTTGGTTCTAGCCTCCCATTTGATTCTCAAAGGGCAGTCTGGGAACCCCGTCTCAAGAAGGTCTCAACCCAGCTCCAGTTCCCAATAGTGGGTGAACAATCCAAGGCTTGGTGAATCTGCTTCACAATGATAGGAAGAGTGGACATGGAAGGATCAAATAGCTATGTCCCTATGAAAGCTTGGCCTCCACAAGCCAGTTATCCCTGTGGTAACTTTTCTGACACCTCCTGCTTAAAACCCAAAAGGTCAGAAGGATCCTGAGGCCCAGCTTTCCTGGTCTGTATTCCTACTGAAAATCAAGATCAAGGGAGCTTTTGCCCTTCTGCTGCAGGGGAAGTTTCTGTCCTCCCTGACCTTGCCCTGCTTTATCTTTTGACAGGTGTACTACCCCACTCAAACTCCCTACCTGGATGTCCGCTGAGTGGGTAGGGCCTGCCTGTACACAAGCAAGGATCTGTGTTTAGTCCCAGAAGTGAGAGACCCTTTGGGCTtgcttcttcccccttccccaagACTCACCTGgtcagtaaaaaaacaaaaaaaaacaaaaaaaaaataccttgaagCCTTATGGGGAAGTGGGGGCACCAGGGGTCTCCCACTTATTTTACACTTCTCATGTCTCTTCACCTTGCCAGACTTGAGTCAAGATCAACAGGGTCTTCTTTCCCAGCTGATTCTGCCAAGCCCTTTCCCTTGGCTGTGCTTTCCCTGGATAGTAGGTAGGGAGAGTGGGAATCTTGCTCCTCCATTTTTGCTAGTCACTAATTAGATCACCAGGCATTTGGCTACCTTAAGAGAGTCATCGTTACTCCTGCAGTTTACCTgctcttcatttcatttcttcactTTGACATTCAGAGCACTGGGCAGATTTCACTTCACCTCAGCTTGTGCCCCTTGCCTTCTATCAGCCTTGTTTTAATTATCAGTTGGATCCCCCTGGTCCCCACTAGTTAGTTTTAAGTCCTCTGCTAGGAGCTGGCCTAGGGGAAGGGCAGCTCAGAAGACAGTGGCAGGCCTGGGGTGGGACCAGGTGGAGGAACATTGACTCAGAGCCTAGGGGACCGCACTCCCTCAGGTGGCACCACCAAGCCCACCGCAGCTAGTTCAATTTACGATAAGGGCCAGGCTAGCATCCAGAGTCACCCCGCCCCCGCTGCCTCCCCCCACCTGAGTTCCCTGCCCCCGCCACTGGAGGGGCCCAGTGTTTCCTTCAGCTCCAGCCCTTAAAAGTTTGGACCTGCCTCCCCTTAGCCTGCACCATGCCAATCCCCACCCTCCACCACCGCcaagacagagggacagacatgGAAAGGAGGGGGCGATGACTGGGATGGGGGAGCAACTGGCCCCAAGGGAAAAGAGCAGTGCTGGCCATGGAGGAAAGGATGGGGTCTCCCCAGGTGTGGTAGAGGGCAGTGGCGCCTTGTCCAGCTAGTGAGCCTGCCTAGCCCCACTTCTGCCCCAACCCCACCAACCCAGCCTTCAGTCAATCCCCATCCCGAAGTAACAGATCCAGCTTGCCAACCTCCCCCCACCTACATTGTTCCAACATGCCAGAGGTTGTTCACCCTGGAGTCCTGCTGAGGACATGCATACAACCCAGTGCCAGATCCCCACCCTCTCCCCGGGATTTTCCAGGGCCAGCAAGAGCTCACCGGATATGGATGACTCAGAAACCGCGATGCTTTCCAAGGCAAGGCCCCTCTCTTGGAGCAAACACATTCCAGGGCTCCCTGCCCTTCACAAAGAAGAGAACCCTACCCCGGAGCCCCCTGCAGGCATCTCTCTGATTGGCTGTGCCACTGCACAGGACACCCCGTGGCGCCCATCTCAGCCACTCCAGATTTGGGGATCAGAACTGGACTCCCTCTCAATCATCCGAGGGCAATGGAGACCATCGCTGGTCCCTTAGGAATGACCCTCACCCATCTCTGGACCGACTGACCCATATTCAACTGCTGTTCATGTCAAACCCCTTTCCACCTCAACCTTCAAAGTTCTTCTTGAATACCTGCTACCACCACCAAGATCTGCACCAGGGGCGGCTCCCCCTGGTCCTGCTCCCTAGGCTTCAAGGCTCACCCCAGCGGTCCTCCCACTTGTCCCACTTGTCCGCAGGGGCGAAACCAGGAGCGTGGAGGTGGGGGAGCCGACCAAAGCCTACACCCCGCAGCCTGGACCCCTAGAGAAGCGCACTAGGGACCGCTCCAGTCAGGCTCAGACCACTGCCAAGGGCTAGGCATGGGCTGGATGCTCCAGCGCCATCCTTCCTCAGGGGTAGCCAATTCAGCAGGCGAGCCGCCACTCACTCCTCAGAGGACTCCGACTCCCATGGCCACAGTCCTGCCTTCCACACCAACCAAAGTCCACACCAACCAACACCCTTTCTAGGGTCCGATGACCCTAGAAAGTATTGGGCGCTTCAACCCAGCATTCGGCCCATCCCACAGTGCCAGCTCTGCTCACCAAAAATGTCGCACTAGGCACTCACATTCCACGCCTGGATCCATGCCAGTGAGCTGGGGTGTAGGTTGAGATCCTCTTGGCTTCAAATCTCCAATCACCTGCTCCACCTCACAAAACTGCGGGCCCCAAGACTCCTGCGTGAGCACCAGCCATTCTGATGGAAATCTGAGAAGAAACCAGCTACCAGATTGCAAGACCCGTCCCTCACTCCTACACCCTGGGTTAAAACCAACCCGCAGGACAGAACCACCAAGGACCTCCACCAGAGCCTCCCCCGGCTTCTCCCTGCCCAGGCATAGTTCACCATCTTTCAGGTCCCAAGTCTTCGCTCCTGCTCCACATCCCCAGCATGGCAGGCAAGAAGGGCAGATGAAGAGTCCTAGGTTTACCAGAGAGGTCTAAAGGAGAGGACCTTGCTTTTATGTCTGtaaagcaggggtggggtggggagctcgGCTCCACCCCACTGTgatgaggagctggggaggagtCAAGCTCCCAACCCCGCCCCTGCTTTACAGACATAAAAGCAAGGTCCTCCCCATGAGCAGCCAGTTGTCAAGCTGCAAGTGAAGAGCTTCAGGACCCTCAGGACCCTGCTCACCAAGGAACTCAGCTCTGTGACCCTCCAGCTCTGcagccaccaccacaaccacagcCACAGCTGCTGCCACCTCTGAGATGCTCTTCCAAGCTGTGCTGCACTGTGCTGCCCTGGGGCTCAGCCATGCTGGTGAGTGAGGACCTCTGTGGCCTGAGGCACCCCTGGACTGCTCAAGCTCAGACCTGCTTTCTAGGAGTGTGGGTCCAGCTGTGTATTCCCTAAGAGCCTGGACTGTTTGGTCTAAGGAACTGCGACCTGCTTTCAGGTTATGGGCTACCACTCAACTGAGAAAAGAACCACTCTCATTTCCTAAAAACTAATAGTCGTAAGGGATTTTGATGAGACAGAATCTGTTCAATACTCGTGAAAAGCTTATGTGTGGGCAACTGAATAGGATTTGTTGCTTTAAATGCCTGTGAGAGGTCTTCTGCCCACAGAAAAATGcagaaggaattttaaaaaaacatattcaaaatgtttaaaacttGACTGGTttactttgattttctttatcCTAAAGTTTGATAAATGTACTAGGTCGATGCACTTTAATTTTGAAAGGGCTACTCAACAATTCTAGTCTGAACAACCAAGCTATTTTGACAATGTTGGTAATGAGCTATGAAGTTAAGTCTGCTTTTCTTGCTTAAAAATACAAAGTTGCTATTTCTACATTATAACCATTAGTGAAATAGACTTaatgaaataaagacatttttttctgtaactaCCTGTGTGTTTGTCAAACTTATCATTGTAGACTTGACCAATGGTGACACAATTAAATCCTTAAGATGAGGACATCCAAGAGTGACAGTCAGGATGTCTTATCCTTGCTTTTCCAACCCATGTCAAAACCACAGTGGATGTATGATTATCAAATTAAATCAGTATAAGTGTGACTGTGCCCAAACTGAATTCTATGGTGAAAACTGTACTACGCATGAGTTTTTCCTGGGGTATTTTCCTTTAGAAAGAAGCCACCCGTATATGGTTATCAACATTTTGTAGATTTGTGTCCTATGGAGGAGAGGGGGACTGCTCAGTTCTTCCTCCTGCTTTGTCTCTCTCCAGGTGAATTTCTGACAAGAATTGAGTTACTGATGAAGCCCACCCCAAACACAGTGCACTACATCCTGAGCCTCTTCAAGGGAGTCTGGAACATTGTGAACAACATTCGCTTCCTGCGAAGTTCAGTCATGAAATATGTGCTGACATGTAAGTACAACCCTCCCTTGTTTTCCAGCATCCTCCAACACAACTAGGTGCTAGAAACCCAACCCTAAGAACTATCCTGACCTTTTCAAAGGGCTTGAAGTATAGCTTTTCTATTGTGTTttttgttcccctgtactgtcaTGTAAACCTGTAGTCTGGATCATAATTATGACCCCTGTCCTTCATTCCTGTGTAGGAAGTGTTGTTCCCCTATTCATTGAATACCCATTGCCCGCAGAATGGTCCTAAAATCACAGCACACTTAGAAACAAATAGTTGCTTAGTGTTTGGGTCAGAAGAGAAAATAACTGTCTATAGTTCTAAGTGAAGGCCATACCCATCTGTATCTATCATCAGCTatgaaacaggagtgggtggtaCCTGAAGAGTCAAGACTACTGGAGCAGAATGTCCTGTGTAAAGCTAAAGCTTTATTGAAGATGCATTTTCAGTGCCCTTTAAAGTTCAGTCACTGTAAAACCCGTATCCTTGTCTGAAGGAAATCCAATCTCTGTACTTGCTACATTGTACTCTGATAATTGATATGcccctgttgttgtttttttcatattAGGTCCCATAAATCTCTGTAAAATTTCAGCCAAATCACATTTGATTGACAGTCCACCAACTTACAATGTGCACTATGGTTACAAAAGCTGGGAAGCCTTCTCCAACCTATCCTACTACACCAGGGTCCTTCCTCCAGTAGCAGATGACAGCAGAACTCCAAAGGGTGTGAAGGGTGAGTGCAAAGAAATACAGACATAGTGATTGCAGTGAGGTTGGGTGACCTTAGATTGTCATTAAGGTAAAACTgtaaatacttttgttttaagTGTGGTTTTCCACAGAGGCTTATATAAATGCATATCTATTACGTGAAAGTAAATCTGAATATGATATAATGTCTTAGCCTTAGTATGTTATACTAAATAGAATTCATATTAGTCAAAATTGATAGAAATTCaataaccacccccccccaaatatctTAACACTTGAATTTATAGCCTTAGCAAGATATAGTATTGCCTGTAAtctctaaggcaaaggataaCCAATAACTCAAGACGATTCTCACATAGAGAGTGAGTTTCAGTCCAGCCTGAGGTACAAGCCTGACACTGTGCCTCAAAACACAACAGTTTCATTGATGTTGTGATCCCCTTTGAGACCATGGTTCTAAGTGATGTATGCTCTCATGTATTATACAGTCATCTGTTTGCTTGAACAAATAGGTGAATGGATAGATACTTACTTCAGAGTTTTCATGTTCCAGGAAATAAGGAGCTTCCTGATTCAAAAGAAGTGCTGGAAAAGGTTCTTCTACGGAGAGAGATCATGCCTGACCCCCAAGGCTCAAATATGATGTTTGCATTCTTTGCCCAGCACTTCACCcatcagtttttcaagacagatcaGAAGCAAGGACCGGGGATCACCCGAGGACTGGGCCATGGAGTAAGTAGGCTTAACTCAGATTTATAGCAAATTTTTAGGGAATGCTGATATCTTGCCATCCCAAGGATAttgctcccatttttttttcaaatgtcatGTCTACTAAAACCATGATGGGTGTTccattttcatttgcttgtttagtAATAataaacagacatacacagaaatattttaatttaattttccttaCCTTTTTAGTTAAAAAGTTTAGTCTATGAAAAGGCTCTATCTTatgtgaattaattaattaattattcatcATTAGTGACATTGCAAAGTGAACCTTAGAActttgtattttccaggcactgctTATTAAGGTAGAAGCCCAGGCTTCACTAAAAAACATTCCCTGATTTTGCtactttaaataatataaaaataactatcATGGTTCTAATGAAGCCTGTGGAATACTTAATAAATGATACTAATATCAATCAACATAAAGAACTATACAGACTTGGTGCTTGATTGacaaattattttagaattttgtggCTATAAAGACTCATTTGTTGAGCTTGCTAGATTGGTGTTTACAAACACTTgatgcttttacagaggacccaacttaagttcctaacacccacatgatagttcacaaccatctataactccagtcagTTGTAGGACATGTGTCCTCCTTATCTGACATTTTAGGGTACCAGGCAAGCACATGctatacattcattcatacatacatacatacatacatacatacatacatgcatacagtcaGGCAAATTCtccttcacataaaaataaaaaaaaaaaatgggaatgggtgggtagggaaatgggggagaggggggagggtatgggggacttttgggatagcattgaaaatgtaattgaggaaaatacgtaataaaatataaaaaaaaaagaaaaagaagagagaagtctCTAATTACATCATATAAAAGTTGGTAaagaatggaaatttaaaaaaaattagttatttgGTAAGATGActcaatgttttaaaattcttattgtaCAAGAATAAAAACCTAAgtttatatcttaaaaaaataaaacaaatctttaaataatAACTTGTTGAATTTTATGGAAAATTAAATCATCAAAATTGAATAAGAAATCATATGAAGAAATCAGTAAATTGAAATATCTCCCTAACTAAGTATTTTAGGTGGACTTAAATCACATTTATGGTAAAACTCTGGAAAGACAACATAATCTGTGCATTTTCAAGGATGAAAAATtgaaatatcag includes the following:
- the LOC110288093 gene encoding prostaglandin G/H synthase 2-like, with translation MALVSIIGGEVYPLRVRDTQVDTQFAVGPEVFGLVPGLLMYATIWFWEHKRVCDILKQEHLEWEDERLFQTSRLILIGETSKIVIKDYLQHLTSYHFKLLFDPELLFNLQLHYHNCIASEFNTLYHWHPLLPHNFKVPGGRNLLITLKAVAKSSIDQTIEVKYQSLTEYCKHFSLTPYTAFEELPGEKEMAAELKALSSGFDVMELYPNLVVEKPHQHAIFRETMVEPGLQFPLRGLMGNSICSLQYWKTSTFGGKVGFKIINTDSIHSLLYKPVKELPVRQLLECPPPPLPPPPPPPGLLVPLSPDRSGLDPPLRSPRRAHPHPRRKEKERTNAKSGRDYAGDNRALKRKGRADPGGKEGFSMGVGGDGGARPALLQSPARSTQPSEPIPIPKLRFRLADLPNLHCSNMSEALHPGVLLQTWVRPGARSTPSPQNFQVPARAHL